Proteins from one Mercurialis annua linkage group LG7, ddMerAnnu1.2, whole genome shotgun sequence genomic window:
- the LOC126654522 gene encoding peroxidase 3-like, with protein sequence MGLLGLFGILMFGFLGFMGSSEAQLQMGFYSQSCPKAEQIVATFVNQHIHNAPSLAATFIRMHFHDCFVRGCDASVLLNTSSSGTNQTEKTAIPNLTLRGFSFIDGVKSLLEAACPGVVSCADVIALVARDTIVATGGPTWKVPTGRRDGTVSIASEALNNIPAPTSNLSTLQTLFANVGLDLKDLVLLSGAHTIGIAHCPSFSSRLYNFSGIVGNQDPALDSEYAAELKARKCTTPNDNTTIVEMDPGSRKTFDLNYYSNLLKRRGLFQSDSALTTSSSTLSVINQLLSGSIENFFAEFATSMEKMGQINVKTGTSGEIRKQCAFVN encoded by the exons ATGGGTTTGCTTGGTTTATTTGGGATACTTATGTTTGGTTTTTTGGGATTTATGGGATCAAGTGAAGCTCAACTTCAAATGGGATTTTATTCACAAAGTTGTCCTAAGGCAGAACAAATTGTGGCAACCTTTGTGAACCAACATATCCATAATGCTCCTTCACTTGCTGCCACCTTTATTAGAATGCATTTTCATGATTGTTTTGTTAGG GGTTGTGATGCATCCGTGCTGTTGAATACATCATCATCAGGCACTAATCAAACGGAAAAAACTGCAATTCCAAATTTAACATTGAGAGGATTTAGTTTCATTGACGGCGTTAAAAGCCTGTTAGAAGCAGCCTGCCCTGGTGTTGTTTCCTGTGCTGATGTTATTGCCTTGGTTGCCAGAGACACCATTGTAGCCAct GGCGGTCCGACATGGAAAGTTCCGACAGGACGAAGAGATGGAACAGTGTCAATAGCGTCGGAAGCATTGAATAACATTCCAGCTCCGACTAGCAACTTAAGCACTCTCCAAACACTCTTTGCTAATGTTGGACTTGACCTCAAAGACCTCGTTTTGCTATCCG GTGCACATACAATTGGAATTGCACATTGTCCATCATTTTCAAGCCGGCTATACAATTTCAGTGGAATAGTAGGGAATCAAGATCCAGCATTAGACAGTGAATATGCAGCTGAACTAAAGGCAAGAAAATGCACAACTCCGAACGACAACACTACAATAGTCGAAATGGATCCCGGAAGCCGTAAAACGTTCGATCTCAACTATTACTCAAATTTACTGAAGAGGAGAGGCCTTTTCCAATCGGATTCCGCCTTGACTACATCGTCTTCTACATTGTCCGTAATCAACCAGCTTCTCAGTGGCTCAATTGAGAATTTCTTTGCTGAATTTGCTACTTCTATGGAGAAAATGGGACAAATTAATGTCAAAACTGGGACTTCTGGTGAAATTAGGAAGCAATGTGCATTTGTTAATTAA
- the LOC126657695 gene encoding anaphase-promoting complex subunit 11 translates to MKVKLLHLSKEWHAIATWTWDAQDETCGICRMAFDGCCPDCKLPGDDCPLIWGVCNHAFHLHCILKWVNSQTSQAHCPMCRREWQFKGEAN, encoded by the exons ATGAAAGTCAAGCTGCTCC ATTTGTCCAAAGA GTGGCATGCGATTGCTACATGGACTTGGGATGCGCAGGATGAAACATGTGGGATCTGTAGGATGGCCTTTGACGGTTGTTGTCCTGATTGTAAACTTCCGGGGGATGATTGCCCACTTA TTTGGGGAGTATGCAATCATGCATTCCATCTACATTGCATCTTAAAGTGGGTGAATTCACAAACTTCTCAAGCACATTGTCCGATGTGCCGCCGCGAATGGCAGTTTAAAGGCGAAGCAAATTAA
- the LOC126655001 gene encoding peroxidase 1-like, giving the protein MATRKLFVFLFCLLFVLEVTNAWGIDIGFMNRRTYPQSTINMGYYRRTCPRAELIAHKTVYNYVARDPTLAAGLLRMYFHDCFVTGCDGSVLLQSTANNKAERDAIPNLTLKGFNVIDAVKSALERECPGVVSCADILALAARDSVLMIGGPFWDVPTGRRDGRTSLASQASAELPSPFANIAQLKQNFAAKGFNAKELAVLSGGHTIGTGHCSIISSRLYNFTGRGDTDPSLDPIYAAQLKKKCLLGGSSAVVAELDPGSVKSFDAAYYSVVANKRGFFQSDAALLDDYETRSYVKFQSFSRGSTFGRDFSKSMEKLGYLGVLTGRQGEIRKTCAFVNKW; this is encoded by the exons ATGGCAACGAGAAAGCTTTTCGTGTTCCTCTTTTGTCTCCTTTTCGTGCTAGAAGTGACTAATGCATGGGGTATAGATATAGGGTTCATGAATAGAAGGACATACCCACAGAGTACTATAAATATGGGGTACTATAGGAGGACATGCCCTAGAGCTGAGCTTATTGCCCATAAAACAGTTTACAACTATGTCGCCAGGGACCCTACTCTTGCTGCTGGTTTGTTGAGAATGTATTTTCATGATTGTTTCGTTACG GGATGCGATGGTTCGGTGCTCTTACAATCTACAGCGAATAATAAAGCTGAGAGAGATGCAATTCCAAACCTAACCTTAAAAGGCTTTAATGTGATTGATGCTGTCAAATCTGCACTCGAAAGGGAGTGTCCTGGAGTCGTTTCTTGTGCTGATATTCTCGCCTTAGCAGCTCGAGATTCGGTTTTAAtg ATTGGAGGACCATTTTGGGATGTTCCTACTGGACGTAGAGATGGAAGAACGTCCCTTGCTTCACAAGCTTCAGCAGAATTACCATCTCCTTTCGCTAACATTGCCCAACTTAAACAAAATTTTGCTGCCAAGGGTTTTAATGCCAAAGAACTTGCGGTTTTATCAG GAGGGCACACCATTGGAACTGGACATTGCTCTATAATCTCAAGCAGGCTATACAATTTCACGGGCAGAGGCGACACAGACCCGTCGTTGGATCCGATATACGCAGCTCAGTTGAAGAAGAAGTGCTTACTTGGAGGAAGCTCAGCCGTAGTTGCTGAACTGGACCCTGGAAGCGTCAAATCATTTGATGCAGCTTATTATTCTGTTGTAGCTAATAAACGAGGGTTTTTCCAGTCCGACGCGGCTCTTCTTGACGATTATGAGACCCGAAGTTACGTAAAATTTCAATCATTCAGCCGTGGATCGACTTTTGGTAGGGATTTTTCTAAATCCATGGAGAAATTGGGTTATCTTGGAGTTCTTACTGGTAGGCAAGGTGAAATCAGGAAGACCTGTGCTTTTGTTAACAAATGGTGA